The Candidatus Poribacteria bacterium nucleotide sequence GACTGTTTGAAGATTGAATACCGAACAGAAACAGAGATGGAAGTATCCGCAGCGGAATTTGGATCAGAAACGCCCGGCGAATCCCTTACAACGCTGTGGGTGGCACCCAACATCGGGATTGTCAAGTTTCATCAAAAAGCTGAGGATATTTTTCTCAAAACTACCCCTATGCCTCCTGGTTTTGAGGCACCATCTCCAGTCAGACCCCCTGAGTTAAACCTTGAATTAAAGAGGTATGAAGTCAAGTGAAGAAAAAATAAGGAGAAAACTATGCGGATATCCCACACGCTTATGTTGGGTATCATTGTCATCGGTTTATTGTCCATTGCCGATGCAGAGGCTGATAGTATAAAAACTCAACTTGAAGTATCTCGGCGACACAGCGAATGGGTGAAAGTTACGACCTCCGATGAGCGTATCGTCAATGCGTTTATCGTTTATCCAGCGGTGAAAGAACCCGCAACGGCTATCATCGTCATCCACCAGGGTCGCGGACTCACCAATTGGATCCAGCTCGTCGCAGACACGCTCGCTGCCGAAGGGTTTGTCGCAATTTGTCCAGATCTGCTTTCCGGCATGGGGCCCGGCGGTGGAGGCACAGAAAGTTTCGACGCAAGGGACGACGTACCATGGGCTATCAGTGAACTCCCACCCGCCCAAGTCACATCCGACCTGGATGCCATCGAAAAATATGTCCGAAATCTACCTTCAACCAATGAAAAAGTTGCAGTCTCCGGATTCTGCTGGGGAGGTG carries:
- a CDS encoding dienelactone hydrolase family protein, translated to MRISHTLMLGIIVIGLLSIADAEADSIKTQLEVSRRHSEWVKVTTSDERIVNAFIVYPAVKEPATAIIVIHQGRGLTNWIQLVADTLAAEGFVAICPDLLSGMGPGGGGTESFDARDDVPWAISELPPAQVTSDLDAIEKYVRNLPSTNEKVAVSGFCWGGGQTFSYAVHSTTIAASFVFYGPAPSTEDIPKISAPVYGFYAENDNRINATIDATKAAADAANITYEPIIYEGVGHAFLMRGMAEDANEAQKTATKAVWKRWVSLLREL